A region from the Pararge aegeria chromosome Z, ilParAegt1.1, whole genome shotgun sequence genome encodes:
- the LOC120636291 gene encoding uncharacterized protein K02A2.6-like — protein sequence MLFIADTLSRAATEQGSDEDICKDVMVHVNTLYENVEANPEMINKIREETGKDKTLRAVGEYYKNGWPDNKRETDMAVRQYWAVRSELHVVKGILFRNNRVVMPSALRKEMLKRIHEGHMGVEKCQRRARDVMWWPGMSTDIQHAVQDCDTCQRHRAASPREPLAPHPVPALPWEVLAADIFELQNKYYLLVVDYYSKFVEVVNLSNLTSASVINVFRDIFSRFGIPKRLVTDNAGQFCSEQFKLFTNNWGFTHVTSSPLYPRSNGLAERNVRTIKTMMCKSYESGEDWKLSLLNFRNTPLSGEKWSPAQLLMSRRLNTRLPSRNTQLKPKTVNPQLMLDNRAERIKQYKSYYDRGTKSLIPLSQNDPVRMKQNKIWVKSRILRPAQEKRSYWVQTENGGVYRRNRQHLMKIPSRGNDADRINNCPGLDWDSFNFAPTGNTTPATEPNVARSPRPPPAHRVTSSGRVVRSPIRFASEYNY from the coding sequence atgttatttatagcGGACACTTTATCCCGAGCTGCGACAGAGCAGGGGTCCGATGAAGACATTTGTAAAGATGTGATGGTGCACGTGAACACCCTTTATGAGAATGTGGAAGCTAACCccgaaatgataaataaaatacgagaaGAAACAGGAAAAGATAAAACATTGAGAGCGGTCGGTGAATATTACAAAAATGGTTGGCCGGATAATAAAAGAGAAACAGATATGGCTGTGAGGCAATATTGGGCCGTTCGAAGTGAGCTTCACGTGGTAAAAGGAATTTTGTTCAGAAACAATCGAGTCGTCATGCCGTCAGCACTTCGAAAGGAAATGCTGAAGCGTATTCACGAAGGCCATATGGGTGTGGAAAAATGTCAACGTCGTGCCCGTGACGTCATGTGGTGGCCCGGGATGAGCACTGACATCCAGCACGCGGTGCAGGACTGCGACACGTGTCAGCGGCACCGCGCGGCCAGCCCTCGGGAGCCGCTGGCGCCGCACCCCGTGCCGGCGCTGCCGTGGGAAGTCTTAGCGGCAGACATATTTGAGttgcaaaataaatactatttactcGTAGTagattattattctaaatttgtCGAAGTTGTTAATCTTTCCAATTTAACTAGTGCGTCAGTTATAAATGTATTCAGAGATATTTTCAGTAGATTTGGTATTCCAAAAAGGCTCGTGACTGACAATGCTGGCCAATTCTGTTcggaacaatttaaattatttactaataattgGGGTTTCACACATGTAACGAGTTCTCCGTTGTATCCCCGGTCCAACGGGCTCGCCGAACGGAACGTTCGGACTATAAAAACTATGATGTGTAAGTCATACGAAAGTGGCGAAGACTGGAAACTATCGCTATTAAATTTTCGAAATACACCACTTTCTGGAGAAAAGTGGTCACCGGCGCAGCTTTTAATGAGTCGTCGGTTAAATACTCGTTTGCCCTCTAGAAATACTCAGTTAAAACCTAAAACTGTTAATCCGCAGTTAATGTTAGACAATCGTGCTGAacgaataaaacaatataagtcATACTATGACCGAGGAACTAAAAGTTTAATACCATTATCTCAAAACGATCCGGTtcgaatgaaacaaaataaaatatgggtCAAGTCTCGTATTTTGCGTCCAGCACAAGAAAAACGATCGTATTGGGTACAAACTGAAAACGGTGGCGTTTATAGACGTAATAGGCAACATTTGATGAAAATACCAAGTCGAGGAAACGATGCCGATCGAATTAACAATTGCCCTGGCTTGGATTGGGATAGTTTTAACTTCGCGCCAACGGGTAATACCACTCCGGCCACGGAGCCGAACGTGGCGCGTTCACCGCGACCACCGCCGGCCCATCGGGTAACAAGCAGTGGTCGAGTTGTACGATCGCCCATTCGTTTTGCCAGCGAATATAACTATTAG
- the LOC120636292 gene encoding uncharacterized protein LOC120636292 has translation MRNYKRKTERGTTSKEVYESAAAEVLQNKTSIRKASEMFNLCPMSLSRYVRKNKNNESCSLGYVKPKLVFSQEAEHKLASYLIKSSEIYFGLLPTEVRKLAYQCAVKLDLKNIPSSWIQNNMAGPDWFKSFMHRNPQLSLRTPEATSLSRATSFNRTNVKDFFDKLQFLFQKYEFTVSRIWNVDETGVTTVQKPKKIVAARGQKQVGAITSAERGVLVTLACAINAAGNSVPPMFVFPRIRYTDLFLRAGPSEAIGAGNSSGWMKEIHVAFSAADYSFIRL, from the exons atgagAAACTACAAAAGAAAAACGGAAAGAGGTACAACTAGTAAAGAAGTTTATGAATCTGCTGCGGCAGAAGTACTGCAGAATAAAACGAGCATTCGTAAAGCAAGCGAAATGTTTAATTTGTGTCCGATGTCCTTATCCAGGTATGtcagaaaaaacaaaaacaacgaaTCTTGTTCATTGGGTTACGTTAAACCTAAATTGGTATTCTCACAAGAAGCCGAAcataaattagcttcttatctAATCAAAAGTTCAgaaatatattttggtttactacCAACTGAAGTCCGAAAACTAGCTTACCAATGTGCAGTAAAActcgatttaaaaaatattccctCCAGCTGGATCCAAAATAATATGGCTGGGCCGGACTGGTTTAAAAGTTTTATGCACAGAAATCCTCAACTATCTCTAAGAACACCAGAAGCTACATCTTTGAGTAGAGCAACGTCATTCAACAGAACCAACGTTAAAGACTTTTTTGACAAACTGCAATTCTTATTCCAAAAATATGAATTCACTGTTTCACGCATATGGAACGTTGACGAAACGGGTGTCACAACGGTACAGAAGCCTAAAAAAATAGTTGCTGCTCGTGGTCAAAAACAGGTCGGTGCGATCACATCTGCCGAAAGAGGAGTACTTGTAACGCTTGCATGTGCCATAAATGCTGCTGGAAATTCAGTGCCGCCGATGTTCGTTTTTCCCAGAATAAGATACACTGATCTATTTCTTCGTGCTGGACCATCAGAAGCGATAGGAGCAGGCAATTCTTCAGGATGGATGAAAGaa ATTCACGTAGCCTTTTCTGCAGCTGATTACAGCTTTATCCGTTTGTGA